One genomic window of Candidatus Minimicrobia sp. QA0096 includes the following:
- a CDS encoding DHH family phosphoesterase: MLDTAKQFIQSANNIVIIQAENPDGDSLGSSLALEEVLSDLGKTVTLYCPVDIPKYLHYIRGWDRVQNDFPFQADAAIIVDTSADVLLSKVLETPGARHFLETHPTLVIDHHTAESTLSFDHIMLSETVVATGELLYKLFKHSDWKINPQAAEDLLIAIMSDSLGLTTQNTTAQTFHTAGELTELGASNAEIEERRREFMKKSPEILAYKGKLIERIEYLLDGQLALVHVPFEEIQAYSDAYNPGALIGDELRLVEGVALSCVIKTYPDGKLTARLRGNLPIADTVAGYFGGGGHPYAAGFRVYESYDEIVRELVTATDQALQTEY, encoded by the coding sequence ATGCTAGATACAGCTAAACAATTCATTCAATCCGCAAACAATATAGTTATTATTCAAGCCGAAAATCCCGACGGCGACAGCCTGGGTTCAAGCTTGGCGCTAGAAGAAGTCTTAAGCGACCTAGGAAAGACTGTTACTTTATATTGTCCAGTAGACATACCGAAATATCTTCATTATATTCGCGGTTGGGATCGAGTGCAGAACGACTTTCCGTTTCAAGCCGACGCCGCGATAATTGTCGATACAAGCGCGGACGTGCTCCTCAGTAAGGTATTAGAAACTCCTGGAGCGCGACATTTCTTAGAAACACACCCAACTCTAGTTATCGATCATCACACAGCCGAATCGACACTTAGCTTTGATCATATTATGTTATCAGAAACCGTCGTGGCGACCGGGGAATTATTGTATAAACTGTTCAAGCATTCCGACTGGAAGATAAATCCTCAGGCGGCCGAAGATTTATTGATAGCCATTATGAGCGATAGCCTGGGGCTTACTACGCAAAACACCACGGCTCAGACTTTCCATACGGCGGGAGAACTTACAGAACTGGGCGCTTCCAACGCGGAAATTGAAGAGCGACGACGCGAATTTATGAAAAAATCGCCAGAAATTTTGGCGTACAAGGGAAAATTGATCGAGCGAATCGAATATTTATTAGACGGACAACTGGCGCTGGTGCATGTGCCATTTGAAGAAATCCAAGCCTACAGCGACGCCTATAACCCCGGTGCGTTGATTGGCGACGAACTGCGGCTGGTTGAAGGCGTGGCACTTAGTTGCGTTATTAAAACTTACCCTGACGGCAAATTGACTGCGCGCTTACGGGGTAATTTACCAATCGCCGACACCGTGGCTGGATATTTTGGCGGTGGCGGTCATCCGTACGCGGCAGGATTCCGTGTATATGAAAGCTATGATGAAATCGTCCGAGAATTAGTCACGGCAACGGATCAGGCTCTACAAACAGAATATTAA
- a CDS encoding YbaB/EbfC family nucleoid-associated protein, giving the protein MAFDQVKMLQQLRKAQKQLGKEIIEVEAGDGAVIVQITGELKIKSVKIDPEMVDLENIEELEHWIEIAVRDGMTKAQEVAAETMKPLMGGLGNLPF; this is encoded by the coding sequence ATGGCGTTTGATCAGGTAAAAATGCTGCAACAATTACGCAAAGCACAGAAACAATTAGGCAAAGAAATCATCGAAGTTGAGGCTGGCGATGGCGCTGTGATCGTGCAAATCACTGGCGAGTTAAAGATTAAGTCTGTAAAGATTGACCCAGAAATGGTCGACTTGGAGAATATCGAAGAGTTGGAACACTGGATCGAAATCGCAGTTCGCGACGGTATGACAAAGGCTCAGGAAGTCGCTGCTGAAACTATGAAGCCATTGATGGGCGGCTTGGGCAACTTGCCATTCTAA
- a CDS encoding DUF2797 domain-containing protein, giving the protein MLPSEFLLSYASFNADNKPFIKCQVGDKIERYELFGQDLSLKFDFSVKYCAGWVDFENRCSQICPDYATVDEKYENCLKCRDKTGFNPAFYNANSVSAQQEKINQNPHFVYLAYFAPNVIKVGISQEERGIRRLLEQGARLAVKLETFSSALIARQYEAKISKLDGIVETLPVHKKMELIKQPFDYAIGERELRQKLLEIEQKIGVSFPKSELIPCEDYFQTAGVDLSRVILMKNYSQLVGHVRSVIGSIAVTDYDGQLLAYNIKKLIGYRAQKVDGVIDIEIPSTQLALF; this is encoded by the coding sequence ATGCTACCGAGCGAGTTCTTGCTCAGTTACGCCAGTTTTAACGCTGATAATAAGCCTTTTATTAAATGTCAAGTTGGTGATAAAATTGAGCGTTATGAATTATTTGGACAAGATTTATCTCTTAAGTTCGATTTTTCTGTTAAATATTGCGCGGGTTGGGTGGATTTTGAGAATCGCTGTAGCCAAATTTGTCCAGATTACGCCACGGTTGATGAAAAGTATGAAAATTGCCTAAAATGCCGCGATAAAACCGGCTTCAATCCAGCATTTTACAATGCCAATTCGGTTTCCGCCCAACAAGAAAAAATCAATCAAAATCCGCACTTTGTTTACTTGGCGTACTTCGCGCCGAACGTCATAAAAGTTGGAATCTCGCAAGAAGAGCGCGGAATTCGGAGATTATTGGAGCAGGGAGCGCGATTAGCCGTAAAATTAGAAACGTTTTCTTCGGCATTGATCGCCAGGCAATACGAGGCGAAAATTTCCAAGCTGGACGGAATAGTTGAAACTCTACCAGTTCACAAAAAGATGGAATTGATAAAACAACCTTTTGACTATGCGATTGGCGAAAGGGAATTGCGACAAAAATTACTTGAAATTGAGCAAAAAATTGGTGTGTCGTTTCCGAAATCCGAGCTAATTCCTTGCGAAGATTATTTTCAAACCGCTGGCGTTGATTTGTCACGTGTTATTTTAATGAAGAATTACAGTCAATTAGTCGGACATGTACGCAGTGTCATCGGCTCAATTGCCGTCACTGATTACGATGGTCAGCTGCTGGCTTACAACATCAAAAAGCTTATTGGCTATCGGGCGCAAAAAGTTGACGGCGTCATTGACATAGAAATACCCAGCACGCAGCTGGCGTTGTTTTAA
- the dnaX gene encoding DNA polymerase III subunit gamma/tau, protein MSQALYRKYRSRSLDEVLGQDHVTSILRRALEQGKIAHAYLLTGPRGVGKTSVARILAHEINHLPYDDDSSNLDIIEIDAASNNGVDDIRALREKAQVAPVSAPKKVYIIDEVHMLSKSAFNALLKTLEEPPEHVVFILATTDADKLPATILSRVQQFFFRPIPVEIMTRQLMNIAKKEGFAIEEDAARLIAERSRGGFRDGISTLDQLSILATPNQPLTANMVTEYLGLSDATMLGNLLDSYTSDDNEKVLNIFQELENSGANSVVVSHQLLSIARNRLRKNPNLIGLVQQLIEVDRHPHPDLKLLTIFMNSNSQQTEKSAATKKDTTQAAPQKPAKKPTPIKTAEPAKPTEKPIKKEEKPVEPAKKPAEKPKKTDAPLELNWEKVIERAKEKSLGLASLLQKSQWSFDGEKLTIYAGSAFYKKKLDDAKNKPLISEIISEETEMDLEIDIIGEKKPPEDEKLAEIAELMGGGEEVKLEDI, encoded by the coding sequence ATGAGTCAGGCGCTATATCGTAAATATCGCAGTCGCAGTTTGGATGAAGTTTTAGGTCAAGATCACGTGACTAGTATTTTACGTCGAGCGTTAGAGCAGGGAAAAATTGCTCATGCGTACTTGTTGACCGGACCGCGTGGCGTGGGAAAAACATCGGTGGCGCGAATTCTGGCGCACGAGATTAACCACTTGCCATATGATGACGATTCTTCAAACTTGGATATTATTGAAATTGACGCAGCCAGCAATAACGGCGTTGACGACATTCGCGCTTTAAGAGAAAAAGCCCAAGTCGCGCCTGTTTCTGCACCGAAAAAAGTTTATATCATCGACGAAGTTCATATGCTGTCAAAATCAGCATTTAACGCGCTATTAAAAACCCTGGAAGAACCGCCAGAGCACGTGGTGTTTATCTTAGCTACAACTGACGCCGACAAACTTCCAGCCACCATTCTTAGCCGTGTCCAGCAATTTTTCTTCCGCCCAATTCCAGTAGAAATTATGACGCGCCAGTTAATGAATATAGCGAAAAAAGAAGGATTTGCAATCGAAGAGGATGCTGCCAGGTTAATCGCTGAACGTTCCCGTGGCGGATTCCGTGACGGCATTAGTACACTTGACCAATTGTCGATTTTAGCAACCCCAAACCAGCCGCTGACAGCGAATATGGTTACCGAATATTTGGGACTGAGCGACGCGACAATGCTCGGCAATTTGCTAGATTCATATACATCCGACGACAATGAGAAAGTCTTAAACATCTTCCAGGAATTAGAAAATAGCGGCGCAAATTCAGTTGTTGTGTCGCATCAGTTATTGTCGATTGCTCGCAATAGATTACGAAAAAATCCGAATCTTATTGGGTTGGTTCAGCAATTGATTGAGGTTGATCGACACCCGCACCCAGACTTGAAATTATTGACGATATTTATGAATAGCAATTCTCAGCAGACAGAAAAGTCAGCCGCGACAAAGAAAGATACAACTCAAGCTGCGCCCCAAAAACCCGCCAAAAAACCAACGCCAATTAAGACCGCAGAGCCAGCAAAACCGACCGAAAAGCCGATTAAAAAAGAAGAAAAACCAGTCGAGCCAGCAAAAAAACCCGCCGAAAAACCAAAGAAAACTGACGCGCCACTAGAGCTAAATTGGGAAAAAGTCATTGAAAGAGCGAAGGAAAAATCCCTCGGACTGGCGTCATTATTACAGAAAAGTCAGTGGTCGTTTGACGGTGAAAAATTGACAATTTACGCAGGTTCCGCGTTTTACAAGAAAAAGCTGGACGACGCAAAAAACAAACCATTGATCTCAGAAATTATCTCAGAAGAAACTGAGATGGATTTGGAAATTGATATAATTGGAGAGAAGAAGCCACCAGAGGACGAAAAATTGGCGGAAATTGCAGAATTAATGGGTGGCGGCGAAGAAGTTAAGCTGGAGGATATTTAA
- the dnaB gene encoding replicative DNA helicase, whose translation MADKSEEVKGKIPPQNLDAEKSLLGAVLIDEEVLADAAEITHPSDFYDKNHGLIFAGMMRLFEKHKPVDLLTLTDELKRKDELELVGGSAYLTELTNYVPTAAHASAYAEMIAQAAVRRRLIKASGDISELGYDESTTTQELLEKAEAELFSVSDQSTKQDLVSLESILTDSFDRIEELSKNKGSLRGVRTGYRDLDNMTAGLQKSDLIILAARPAMGKTTLVTNLAYNVATIEKNPVLFFSLEMSKEQLVDRMLADASGVDSWNIRTGNLSDEDFAKLSEAMGEMAEAPIYIDDTPGLSVLEMRTKARRIAHENQLGLIIVDYLQLMQANGNHNGNRVQEVSEISRGLKLIARELNVPLIALSQLSRSVESRTPPIPQLADLRESGSIEQDADIVSFIYRPGYYEPDNPEVQNITDLIIAKHRNGPVGKVQLYFHPERLRFMSLDRKHE comes from the coding sequence ATGGCAGATAAAAGCGAAGAAGTAAAAGGGAAGATACCGCCACAAAATTTGGACGCGGAAAAGAGTTTGCTTGGGGCGGTTTTAATTGACGAGGAAGTTTTGGCGGACGCCGCAGAAATTACTCACCCTAGCGATTTTTACGACAAGAATCACGGATTGATTTTTGCCGGAATGATGCGGCTATTTGAAAAACACAAGCCCGTCGACCTTCTGACCTTAACCGACGAATTGAAGCGAAAGGATGAGCTGGAATTGGTTGGCGGATCGGCATACCTGACAGAACTAACAAACTACGTTCCAACGGCGGCGCACGCATCGGCTTACGCGGAGATGATTGCACAAGCAGCAGTTCGCAGGCGTCTGATAAAAGCGAGTGGCGATATTTCTGAACTTGGCTATGACGAATCGACGACCACGCAGGAATTATTAGAGAAGGCCGAAGCTGAACTTTTCAGCGTGTCCGACCAATCGACCAAGCAAGATTTGGTCAGTCTGGAAAGTATTCTGACGGATAGCTTTGATCGAATTGAAGAGCTCAGCAAAAATAAAGGATCTCTCAGAGGAGTCCGCACTGGATATCGCGATCTGGACAATATGACCGCTGGTTTGCAAAAATCAGATTTGATCATTCTGGCAGCTCGTCCAGCCATGGGTAAGACGACGCTGGTGACAAATCTGGCTTATAATGTGGCAACGATTGAGAAAAATCCTGTCCTATTCTTCAGTCTAGAGATGAGTAAGGAACAGCTGGTCGACCGTATGTTGGCGGATGCGTCGGGAGTTGACAGCTGGAACATTCGCACCGGAAATCTGAGCGATGAAGATTTTGCTAAGTTGTCTGAGGCTATGGGAGAAATGGCTGAGGCGCCAATTTATATCGATGACACTCCAGGATTATCAGTTTTGGAAATGCGCACGAAAGCTCGAAGAATTGCTCATGAAAACCAATTAGGATTAATCATCGTCGACTATTTACAGCTTATGCAGGCTAATGGAAACCACAACGGAAACCGCGTTCAGGAAGTTTCGGAAATTTCACGCGGACTGAAGCTTATTGCTCGCGAATTGAATGTGCCGCTAATCGCCCTGAGTCAGTTGAGCCGTTCTGTTGAATCACGTACGCCACCAATTCCACAACTAGCCGACCTGCGTGAATCCGGTTCCATTGAGCAGGACGCCGACATCGTGAGCTTTATTTATCGCCCTGGATATTACGAACCCGACAATCCGGAAGTTCAGAATATTACTGACCTCATTATCGCCAAGCATCGTAACGGCCCAGTCGGTAAAGTTCAGTTATACTTCCACCCAGAGCGCCTACGCTTTATGAGTCTGGATCGCAAGCATGAATAG
- a CDS encoding PKD domain-containing protein, with the protein MNKFKKIGIAISLGFAMLGGIWLASPSQAAGCNSFNVVYCGTHSMSELQTAYSRTEIKELYKEWYVTETMVQGGSNMREGVVDANGNITVDGRVVATNAITVQSKAGTRQPQPQRSYKTSNGYTYYQYTTGQSFVDGPKSYNIYAWFDNNGSFITGVIKDCGNPVWGNPTTPPVKPALTCDALQVTEISRNTFKFSVKATAKGGASITSYTYNFGDNNIKTTNSSEIQYTYAKEGNYTVTITVNGKETGEVKRQNPNCQKTVTVKPEPKMIVCDLNTKKYPTEIKESEFDKSKHSKNPNDCKEAPAKIKICVIEKKEIREIKKEEYNESKYTTDLSKCQETPTPNTPSTPTPSPELPKTGASDAIMSALGLGGLTTATIAYIASRRQM; encoded by the coding sequence ATGAACAAATTTAAGAAAATCGGCATTGCTATCTCTTTGGGATTCGCTATGCTCGGTGGAATCTGGTTGGCATCACCTTCACAGGCTGCCGGCTGTAACAGTTTTAACGTTGTATACTGTGGTACACATTCTATGTCAGAATTGCAAACAGCATACAGCCGTACAGAAATTAAAGAACTATACAAAGAGTGGTACGTTACCGAGACTATGGTTCAAGGTGGCTCAAACATGCGTGAAGGTGTAGTTGACGCAAACGGCAACATTACAGTTGACGGTCGTGTTGTAGCTACAAACGCTATAACCGTACAGTCTAAAGCTGGTACTCGTCAGCCTCAGCCACAACGTAGCTACAAGACCTCAAACGGATATACTTACTACCAATATACAACTGGTCAGAGCTTCGTTGACGGACCTAAGAGCTACAATATTTACGCATGGTTTGACAATAACGGCTCATTTATCACTGGTGTGATTAAAGACTGTGGTAACCCAGTTTGGGGTAACCCAACAACACCTCCAGTAAAGCCTGCTCTAACATGTGACGCTTTGCAAGTAACTGAAATTTCTCGTAACACCTTCAAATTCAGCGTTAAAGCAACTGCCAAGGGTGGCGCATCTATCACCAGCTACACATACAACTTCGGTGACAACAACATCAAGACAACTAACTCATCAGAAATTCAATACACTTACGCAAAAGAAGGCAACTACACAGTTACTATTACTGTAAACGGTAAAGAAACTGGTGAAGTTAAGAGGCAAAACCCTAACTGTCAAAAAACTGTTACGGTTAAGCCAGAGCCAAAAATGATCGTTTGCGACCTTAATACTAAGAAATATCCAACAGAAATTAAGGAATCAGAATTCGACAAGAGTAAGCATTCAAAGAATCCAAACGATTGTAAAGAAGCGCCTGCTAAGATTAAAATCTGCGTAATCGAGAAAAAAGAGATTCGTGAAATCAAGAAGGAAGAGTACAACGAGTCAAAGTACACAACTGACTTAAGCAAGTGTCAGGAAACTCCTACACCAAACACTCCTTCAACACCAACACCTAGCCCAGAATTGCCAAAGACTGGTGCAAGTGACGCGATCATGTCAGCACTAGGCCTAGGTGGACTAACTACAGCTACTATCGCTTACATCGCTAGCCGCCGCCAAATGTAA
- the recR gene encoding recombination mediator RecR, which yields MSIDILPKALTALIDDFGNLPGVGPRTAERYAYAVLRRNPKSAKQLAHSLDRLHDRVKTCPKTFALIDSDDDVSPLYADSNRNKKVVCVVEEPLDIVAIERTGQFLGTYHVLGGVISPIDNIGPEQLHIPELIERIKTDDVQEIIIATNASVEGESTALFLQRYIQEAGLNTTITRLARGIPVGVDLEYADQITLTHALEGRKQL from the coding sequence ATGTCAATCGACATTTTACCAAAAGCTCTAACTGCTTTAATTGATGATTTTGGTAATCTACCTGGAGTTGGACCGCGTACGGCTGAAAGATATGCCTACGCGGTTTTACGCCGCAATCCCAAATCCGCAAAGCAATTAGCGCATTCATTAGACCGATTACACGACCGCGTAAAAACCTGCCCGAAGACATTTGCGTTGATCGACTCAGATGACGATGTGTCGCCTTTATACGCAGATTCGAACAGGAATAAGAAAGTCGTTTGTGTAGTCGAGGAGCCGCTAGACATTGTCGCTATAGAAAGAACAGGGCAGTTCCTGGGCACATACCACGTGCTGGGCGGCGTTATCTCACCAATTGACAATATTGGACCAGAGCAATTGCATATCCCAGAACTAATTGAGCGTATAAAAACAGACGACGTTCAAGAGATTATCATCGCTACGAACGCTTCAGTAGAAGGCGAATCAACAGCACTGTTTTTGCAAAGATATATCCAAGAGGCTGGGCTGAATACGACCATCACACGCTTGGCTAGGGGTATTCCAGTCGGCGTTGACCTTGAGTACGCAGACCAAATTACGCTAACTCACGCACTAGAAGGTCGAAAACAGTTATAA
- a CDS encoding ArnT family glycosyltransferase, whose translation MKKQKVTDIFLYRWRYVFGYTLLALLYVGAIIISALHIPGGLSQAEIDMVNTTNHLNFSIEGIAITNLPFHLLQLLFFKLFGVSLLTIKAPAVILSIASSVAIFFLLKRWFKPSTTILSLLIMATTGQFLFIGQSATVGILYIFYTALTLLFATLILQKAQNAPIWRISLAITTALSLFTPYFWYINLGLLIIAFLHPHPRYFLISRKHRKSWIIPSAILFAIGCAISFLCYKSHALFYNLIGINGLSFDIVANLRTLYYTYIRIFPSVVGNQITPIMDINAMVLIGLGLFRSFQKISSARSFMIWSWLILALALLIFQPSLTPIIIIPLFILLAVGLESLMNMWYGLFPRNPYARGTGLVFISMLIIVMVMGGSFRYIDGYRYFPEAVSRFNKDLSLLRKNTAPTDSFSLLVSKEESPIYEALKKHNYHQISIIHTAPANVGQTLYVSHSVKSQIPQTYSGHLSSVIVNDHKDGDRFYIYTSDRK comes from the coding sequence ATGAAAAAGCAAAAAGTTACCGATATATTCCTTTACCGATGGCGCTACGTTTTCGGCTATACGTTGCTAGCGTTACTTTACGTCGGAGCAATTATAATCTCTGCACTGCACATACCAGGTGGATTGTCGCAAGCAGAAATCGACATGGTCAATACAACGAATCACTTGAATTTCAGCATAGAGGGAATTGCCATCACAAACTTACCATTCCATCTTCTTCAATTGCTATTCTTCAAACTGTTCGGCGTCAGCTTATTAACAATTAAAGCACCTGCCGTAATCCTTTCAATCGCCAGTTCTGTCGCTATTTTCTTCCTCTTAAAACGCTGGTTTAAGCCGTCAACAACGATTCTATCGCTATTAATCATGGCAACGACTGGTCAATTTTTATTCATCGGTCAAAGCGCAACTGTTGGCATTTTATACATCTTTTACACCGCGCTAACTTTGCTTTTCGCTACATTGATTCTCCAGAAAGCCCAGAACGCCCCCATTTGGCGAATCAGCTTAGCCATCACCACGGCACTCAGCCTCTTCACTCCGTATTTTTGGTATATCAATCTGGGGCTTCTGATTATCGCCTTTCTGCATCCGCATCCACGCTATTTCCTTATCTCCCGGAAACATCGCAAGTCTTGGATCATACCGTCCGCCATTTTATTCGCGATTGGTTGTGCGATTAGTTTTCTTTGCTATAAATCCCACGCGCTATTTTACAATCTCATCGGTATCAACGGCCTAAGTTTTGACATCGTTGCAAACCTCAGGACTTTATATTACACATACATCCGCATTTTCCCATCAGTTGTAGGGAACCAAATCACGCCAATTATGGACATCAACGCAATGGTGTTAATCGGGCTAGGGCTATTCCGCAGCTTCCAAAAAATCTCCAGCGCCCGCTCGTTTATGATTTGGTCGTGGCTAATCTTAGCATTGGCGCTACTCATCTTTCAGCCAAGCCTCACCCCGATAATCATCATCCCGCTATTTATTCTCTTGGCGGTCGGATTGGAATCTCTAATGAATATGTGGTACGGACTTTTCCCGCGCAATCCATACGCTCGCGGCACAGGACTGGTTTTTATATCAATGCTAATTATCGTTATGGTGATGGGTGGCAGCTTCCGTTATATTGACGGTTATCGTTATTTCCCGGAAGCAGTTTCACGCTTTAATAAAGATTTATCTCTACTCCGTAAAAATACCGCGCCGACCGATTCATTCTCGTTATTGGTTAGTAAAGAAGAATCACCGATTTACGAAGCGCTTAAAAAACACAACTATCACCAGATATCAATTATCCACACAGCGCCAGCAAACGTCGGACAGACTTTATATGTTAGCCACAGCGTAAAGTCTCAAATTCCGCAGACTTACTCTGGGCACTTGTCGTCAGTAATTGTCAATGACCATAAAGACGGCGACCGATTCTATATCTACACATCCGACCGCAAATAG
- a CDS encoding DUF2690 domain-containing protein, which translates to MMNSKKRLAAFIAIISLVFSAMTLATPPAAHAVGCYGDWCSGQDADATGCSADAVTTQIYNHKEFSLHVRWSPTCKTNWARIFMHSPGWIKCTRSGYLKAVQDTGYTQQVYFDAICAPVVTVRYTPMIYSPAHKVRAVFVDQNNFTYSTPWS; encoded by the coding sequence ATGATGAACAGCAAGAAGCGATTGGCGGCATTTATTGCCATCATTTCTCTCGTGTTCTCAGCGATGACGCTAGCCACCCCACCCGCCGCTCATGCCGTCGGGTGCTACGGAGACTGGTGCTCAGGACAGGACGCAGACGCAACGGGCTGCAGTGCCGATGCCGTCACCACCCAAATCTACAACCACAAGGAATTCTCCTTGCATGTTAGGTGGTCGCCAACCTGCAAGACAAACTGGGCTCGCATTTTCATGCATAGCCCAGGCTGGATCAAGTGCACTCGTAGCGGATATCTGAAAGCTGTCCAGGATACTGGATACACACAACAGGTATACTTCGATGCAATATGCGCGCCAGTCGTCACTGTACGCTATACGCCGATGATCTACTCGCCGGCACATAAAGTGCGTGCAGTGTTCGTGGACCAGAACAACTTCACATATTCAACACCATGGTCGTGA